In [Leptolyngbya] sp. PCC 7376, a genomic segment contains:
- a CDS encoding MFS transporter codes for MPTETELPIKQGSETPSIEAAQTIDGFMPVLKNPKFLVLWSGQIFSQLADKIYLVLMIALIASNFQIANESISGWVSAIMIAFTIPAILFGSVAGVYVDRWSKKRVLVVSNLLRGLFVLCVPLLLWLVEVQQAVFGVPLGFLFLLGITFLVSTLTQFFAPAEQAVLPLIIKNKNLLAANSLYTTTMMVLVIVGFAVGEPLLQLSDRLIDGLGLNWSFGKELLVGGAYAIAGLLLIALQTNEKPEDRQLEQPHVWADIKDGIRYLKQNEQVRNALIQLVILFSVFAALAVLAVSLAAQIPGLKAEQFGFLLAAGGVGMAIGAFFLGNWGENLSYRLLSLWGSVGMAIALIALSFSTQNLILTLCSVGGLGIFAALIGIPMQTTIQGETPPAMRGKVFGLQNNAVNIALSLPLALAGVAETFLGLQPVLLGLSALAIAGGMLNWYIAVKT; via the coding sequence ATGCCAACGGAAACGGAATTACCAATTAAACAAGGCTCTGAAACTCCTTCAATAGAAGCAGCTCAAACAATTGATGGTTTTATGCCAGTCCTGAAAAACCCAAAATTTTTGGTGTTGTGGAGTGGTCAAATTTTTTCGCAGTTGGCGGACAAGATTTATCTAGTATTAATGATTGCTTTGATCGCGAGTAATTTTCAGATCGCGAATGAAAGTATTAGTGGTTGGGTTTCAGCCATCATGATTGCGTTTACAATCCCAGCAATTTTGTTTGGATCTGTGGCTGGTGTGTATGTTGATCGCTGGTCAAAAAAGCGTGTTTTAGTGGTTTCGAATTTACTACGGGGACTGTTTGTACTTTGTGTACCGTTGTTGCTGTGGTTAGTGGAAGTGCAACAGGCGGTGTTCGGAGTGCCTCTCGGATTTTTGTTTTTGCTGGGAATTACGTTTCTCGTCTCAACTCTCACCCAATTTTTTGCGCCAGCAGAACAAGCTGTCTTACCGCTAATTATCAAAAATAAGAATTTATTGGCCGCAAATTCTCTCTACACCACGACAATGATGGTGCTTGTGATTGTAGGATTTGCGGTGGGTGAACCATTATTACAGTTGAGCGATCGCCTCATAGATGGCCTTGGTCTAAATTGGTCATTCGGCAAAGAATTATTGGTGGGTGGAGCTTATGCGATCGCCGGACTATTACTAATTGCCTTACAAACTAATGAAAAACCAGAAGACCGACAGCTCGAACAACCCCATGTCTGGGCAGATATTAAAGACGGCATCCGCTACCTCAAGCAAAATGAGCAGGTACGAAATGCCCTAATTCAGCTGGTCATTCTGTTTAGTGTGTTTGCGGCATTAGCTGTTTTGGCCGTTAGTTTAGCGGCGCAGATTCCCGGTTTGAAGGCAGAACAATTTGGTTTTCTGTTGGCTGCTGGCGGTGTGGGAATGGCCATTGGTGCTTTCTTTCTGGGCAACTGGGGCGAAAATTTGTCCTATCGTTTGCTCAGTCTTTGGGGTTCTGTTGGTATGGCGATTGCCCTGATTGCTCTATCCTTTTCGACCCAAAATTTGATCTTGACCCTGTGTAGCGTTGGGGGTTTAGGTATTTTTGCCGCTCTCATTGGGATTCCGATGCAGACGACCATCCAAGGCGAAACCCCTCCAGCCATGCGCGGTAAAGTGTTTGGATTGCAGAATAATGCTGTTAATATTGCTCTATCTCTGCCGCTGGCCCTAGCTGGTGTCGCAGAAACATTTTTAGGATTGCAGCCTGTTTTACTTGGACTATCGGCGTTGGCGATCGCCGGTGGAATGTTGAACTGGTATATTGCAGTCAAAACATAA
- a CDS encoding glycosyltransferase family 4 protein codes for MHIAWLGKKSPFCGNVTYGREITNHLLERGYQVSFFHFAQQEECDQKWNECPEVFLPFLYKSQIYTIPSPKSSQVLMRSLREFKPDIVHASLTLSPLDFRLPDICRELGIPLVATFHPPFDSKLRNLKSSTQYLTYQLYAPFLANYDQVIVFSEIQKDMLVKLGIPRGTVKIIPNGVDQKKYTPGYGGLKQKFKAKRLFVYQGRIAIEKNVESLLKAWRLANMGDDCKLLIIGDGPLKSSLEPLYNEDLGVIWLGFIGDETKRIETLQSADVFILPSLVEGLSLSLLEAMACGLACIATDAGADGEVLNDGTGVVLDTQGVTGQLKTLLPLFRDQPELVTLLGNKARQRVLDRYTLSNNIAQLEALYRSLCSHTPSLELPTPPNLEARI; via the coding sequence ATGCACATCGCTTGGCTTGGTAAAAAATCCCCTTTTTGTGGCAATGTCACCTACGGCAGAGAAATCACAAATCATCTCCTCGAACGGGGTTATCAAGTTAGTTTTTTCCACTTCGCCCAGCAGGAAGAGTGTGACCAAAAATGGAATGAGTGCCCAGAAGTTTTTCTACCCTTCCTCTACAAATCCCAGATTTATACAATTCCCAGTCCAAAATCTAGCCAAGTTTTAATGCGATCGCTACGGGAATTTAAGCCAGATATTGTCCATGCTTCGCTGACTCTATCTCCCCTTGATTTTCGGTTGCCTGATATTTGTCGTGAATTAGGTATTCCACTCGTTGCGACTTTTCATCCACCATTTGATAGCAAGCTTCGTAACCTTAAATCCAGTACCCAGTACTTGACCTATCAACTCTATGCACCTTTTCTCGCCAATTACGATCAAGTGATTGTCTTCTCTGAAATCCAGAAAGATATGTTGGTGAAGTTAGGCATTCCAAGAGGTACTGTCAAAATAATTCCGAATGGTGTCGATCAAAAAAAATACACACCAGGCTACGGTGGGCTCAAACAAAAATTTAAAGCCAAACGTCTATTTGTTTATCAAGGTCGAATCGCCATTGAAAAGAATGTCGAAAGCCTTCTCAAAGCTTGGCGATTGGCCAATATGGGCGACGATTGTAAGCTATTGATCATTGGTGATGGACCTTTAAAGTCATCCTTAGAGCCTTTGTATAACGAAGATTTGGGTGTTATCTGGCTCGGGTTTATTGGAGATGAAACAAAACGCATTGAAACCTTGCAGTCTGCCGATGTCTTTATTTTGCCTTCCCTTGTGGAGGGCTTGTCTTTATCTTTGCTTGAGGCGATGGCCTGTGGTTTAGCTTGTATTGCGACCGATGCTGGTGCAGATGGCGAAGTGCTCAACGATGGAACTGGTGTTGTTCTCGATACCCAAGGTGTAACTGGACAGCTCAAAACATTATTACCACTCTTTCGAGATCAGCCAGAACTAGTGACTTTACTGGGTAATAAGGCCAGACAGCGAGTCCTAGATCGATATACGCTTAGTAATAATATTGCTCAGCTCGAAGCGTTGTATCGTTCTCTCTGCTCCCACACTCCTTCACTTGAATTACCGACACCACCGAATTTAGAAGCCCGAATTTAG
- the tig gene encoding trigger factor yields the protein MKVTQEKLPASQVGLEIEVSADVTQKAYNNAVSKLARTVNLPGFRKGKVPRQILIQRLGSGRIKATVLEDLIDDSLKAAIDQEKIEALGNYKLTSSFDELIANYKPGEPFTFKASVDVPASVTLGTYKGLEFKAEQTDYDPSKLDEFVEQKRSEAATLVPVEDRGAQMGDVAIADYEGRYVNDAGEEEGEIIPGTQAEDFSVEMEEGKFVPGFIEGFIGMKLEETKKFVVTFPEEYGNEEMAGKDVSFTATLKELKERELPELDDEFASDISNEEFETLDAWKASLEEQFKKNAEITTKNSVRQQMLDLLAQNNEVDLPEVSVNEEITAVLSQQMMEFSRMGIDINQIFTKDMVPKLRENARPEAEQRLGNSLILTEIAKVEKIEPDEEKFNERLEQAKSEIEQDFDEDRLKEAITEEIVIEATLDWLQEQSKIEFVPAGTLEAEAEETEETIEVEAEEEEE from the coding sequence ATGAAAGTTACTCAGGAAAAGCTTCCTGCCAGTCAAGTTGGATTAGAAATTGAAGTCTCCGCTGACGTGACCCAGAAAGCCTATAACAATGCCGTCAGTAAGCTTGCCCGCACTGTAAATCTACCGGGATTTCGGAAGGGTAAAGTTCCCAGACAGATTTTAATTCAGCGTCTAGGCTCTGGTCGGATTAAGGCAACAGTGCTTGAAGACCTGATTGACGATAGTTTGAAGGCAGCAATTGACCAAGAGAAAATTGAAGCTCTAGGTAACTACAAGCTCACATCTTCTTTTGATGAACTAATTGCTAATTACAAGCCTGGTGAGCCTTTCACATTTAAGGCCTCTGTGGACGTCCCTGCAAGCGTCACTCTCGGCACCTACAAAGGCTTAGAATTTAAGGCTGAGCAAACAGACTACGACCCCAGCAAGCTCGATGAGTTTGTAGAGCAAAAGCGTTCAGAGGCTGCAACACTCGTACCAGTCGAAGATCGTGGTGCACAAATGGGAGATGTGGCGATCGCCGACTATGAAGGCCGCTATGTCAACGACGCAGGCGAAGAAGAAGGTGAGATTATCCCCGGAACTCAAGCGGAAGACTTCTCTGTAGAAATGGAAGAAGGCAAATTTGTGCCTGGCTTTATCGAAGGCTTTATTGGTATGAAGCTTGAAGAAACGAAGAAGTTTGTCGTTACTTTCCCTGAAGAGTACGGTAATGAGGAGATGGCAGGCAAAGATGTCTCCTTTACAGCAACGCTTAAGGAACTCAAAGAGCGTGAATTACCTGAGCTAGACGATGAGTTTGCTTCTGACATCAGCAATGAAGAGTTTGAAACTCTAGATGCTTGGAAAGCCAGCCTCGAAGAGCAGTTCAAAAAGAATGCTGAGATTACGACGAAAAATAGCGTTCGTCAGCAAATGCTTGATCTCCTCGCCCAAAATAACGAAGTTGATTTACCCGAAGTCAGTGTCAATGAAGAAATCACTGCTGTTTTAAGCCAGCAAATGATGGAATTCAGCCGCATGGGCATCGATATTAATCAGATTTTCACGAAGGACATGGTTCCTAAGCTCCGTGAAAATGCTCGTCCTGAAGCAGAACAGCGTCTCGGGAATTCCTTGATTTTGACTGAGATTGCCAAAGTCGAAAAGATTGAGCCTGATGAAGAAAAGTTCAACGAGCGTTTAGAGCAGGCTAAGTCTGAAATCGAGCAAGATTTTGACGAGGATCGTCTCAAGGAAGCCATTACAGAAGAGATTGTCATCGAAGCAACTCTCGATTGGCTCCAAGAACAATCCAAGATTGAGTTTGTTCCGGCTGGCACTCTAGAGGCTGAAGCTGAGGAAACAGAAGAAACAATTGAAGTTGAAGCGGAAGAGGAAGAGGAATAA
- a CDS encoding M48 family metallopeptidase produces MAKSRGLRHNRWMYFGQLGLVLALGLSPLQPTRAFEPLGHQSELQPERPAADLAKQQLRIGDRLWDEGEKIPAREYYQIAKPAFDNQITDAILEPTSDAETLSPAGRVYWRNTQEGLEQDLTNKTLISLNLLTEESPHFIPGRITQIEQLLLEEEVEAATESLGNALSGYGSSMELMTYAIEFYEQTEQWFAASLAARRFALLHPENEQHETFMTLADEYWEEYQSDLRAEIRGNTFANFITGAIGFALTGSLLGPITALESSVLILEGEEAVGSRISERIQEVAPMVEDETVLAYVREMGDRLTTYVGQDRFNYEFYVVLNEELNAFALPGGKIFIYAGAILEARSESELAGLISHEIAHAALSHGFQLVTEGNLTANITSTLPFGRIAGSLIVMNHSRDMERQADALGTQILASSPYAADGLYNLTVTLNNDPDRVAQPTWLSTHPGIDERVDNIQTQIVSQNYDRYTFEGINRHEEIQDIVRQLMAEEKEREAAEEAEEREEDED; encoded by the coding sequence ATGGCAAAGTCACGCGGTCTACGTCACAATCGTTGGATGTATTTTGGTCAGCTGGGTTTGGTGCTGGCTTTAGGTTTGTCCCCATTACAGCCGACTAGAGCATTTGAACCATTGGGACATCAATCAGAGCTGCAACCAGAGCGCCCCGCCGCTGATCTTGCCAAACAGCAACTCCGGATCGGCGATCGCCTGTGGGATGAAGGAGAAAAAATTCCAGCGCGAGAATATTATCAGATTGCTAAACCTGCCTTTGATAACCAGATTACAGACGCAATCCTCGAACCAACTAGTGATGCTGAGACTCTCTCTCCTGCCGGACGAGTATATTGGCGTAATACCCAGGAAGGCTTAGAGCAAGACCTGACCAACAAAACGCTGATCTCTCTCAATTTATTGACCGAAGAATCACCGCATTTTATTCCTGGCCGCATCACTCAAATTGAGCAATTGTTGCTTGAGGAAGAAGTGGAAGCTGCCACAGAATCCTTGGGAAATGCCCTGAGTGGATACGGCAGTTCGATGGAATTGATGACCTATGCCATCGAGTTTTATGAACAGACGGAGCAATGGTTTGCTGCCTCTTTAGCGGCTCGGCGGTTTGCACTTTTACACCCAGAGAATGAACAGCACGAAACATTCATGACCCTAGCGGATGAATATTGGGAAGAATACCAATCAGATCTACGAGCAGAGATTCGAGGAAATACCTTTGCAAATTTCATTACTGGGGCGATCGGGTTTGCTTTAACGGGAAGTTTGCTAGGCCCGATCACAGCGCTGGAGAGTTCTGTACTCATTCTTGAAGGGGAAGAGGCTGTTGGGAGTCGCATTAGTGAGCGTATCCAAGAGGTGGCACCCATGGTGGAAGACGAGACGGTTTTAGCCTATGTCCGAGAGATGGGCGATCGCCTCACCACTTATGTCGGTCAAGATCGGTTTAACTATGAATTTTATGTTGTCCTCAATGAAGAATTAAACGCTTTTGCTTTACCAGGCGGCAAAATATTTATCTATGCAGGCGCAATTCTTGAGGCAAGATCTGAATCTGAATTGGCGGGTCTGATATCCCATGAAATTGCCCATGCTGCTTTGTCCCATGGTTTTCAATTGGTTACGGAAGGAAACTTAACTGCCAATATCACTAGCACCCTACCGTTTGGCCGTATTGCTGGCAGCCTAATTGTGATGAATCACAGCCGTGATATGGAGCGTCAGGCCGATGCCCTCGGAACACAAATTTTAGCCTCTAGCCCCTATGCTGCTGATGGTTTATACAATTTGACGGTGACGTTAAATAATGACCCAGATCGTGTGGCGCAACCTACTTGGCTATCGACTCACCCCGGCATCGATGAACGGGTCGATAACATTCAAACTCAAATTGTCAGCCAAAATTATGACCGTTACACCTTTGAAGGGATTAACCGACACGAAGAAATTCAAGATATTGTGCGACAGCTTATGGCTGAAGAGAAAGAGAGAGAAGCCGCAGAAGAAGCAGAAGAGCGAGAGGAAGACGAAGATTAG
- a CDS encoding Hpt domain-containing protein encodes MSDDSLSVSAISLDDLTSIVGDDPDVLRDVVNAFLEDSPKLLDGMKEAFDAKDLEVLERNAHTLKSSSRLFRAEQFATQCQTIEACAKNSDWPVITEEMPKLCQNFEVIAQALEAELNKL; translated from the coding sequence ATGTCTGATGATTCACTTTCCGTTTCCGCAATTAGCTTAGATGACCTGACGAGTATCGTCGGTGATGATCCTGATGTCCTTCGGGATGTTGTTAATGCTTTCTTGGAAGATTCCCCAAAATTACTGGATGGCATGAAAGAAGCCTTTGACGCTAAAGATCTAGAAGTTTTAGAACGGAATGCCCACACCCTGAAATCCAGCAGCCGTCTCTTTCGGGCGGAGCAATTTGCGACGCAATGCCAGACGATAGAAGCCTGTGCCAAAAATTCAGACTGGCCAGTCATTACAGAAGAAATGCCAAAACTTTGCCAAAACTTTGAAGTTATTGCACAGGCTTTAGAGGCAGAATTGAATAAGTTATAA